The sequence ATGCCAAGAGCAATTATTCGTTGAAAATCATCATCACCATATACATCACCAGCAATTGCTGCAGCATGCATACCCCTGTCTTTTAATTTGGGTACAACTTTTTCTATCAAAGCTGTCTTTCCAGATCCGATTCCTCCTAGCAGATCAAAGGCCCTGACACCATGAGCATGAAGGTGCGCGGCATTCGCATCAGCCAGTTTCTTATTTGTTGAAAAAATATCTTTCTCAATGGAGATATCGATATGATGCATACCATAGCATCTCTCCCGCTGGTACTTTATAGGTTCAGATTGCAGATCTGTGATGATGGATAAGGGAGTAATACTCTATCCCTGTTACTTTGACAGTGAGCTCATGCGGTCAGAGGGGCGCAGAGTCTCCCGTGAGACTGGCGTCGCTCAACCTGAACCTGGAGACATTGAACGTATTTTAAAAACCAGTCATATCCCATACACCCGGGAGGCAAAGTCCCATCCCGCATATTGGTGGAAACACCAGGGGAGATTTGTAGTGGAATATGCAGGTTCGAAACGGGAACTCATTCGTCTCATTACTACTTCACTAAAAAATTCCGGTAAAAAGGTTTGAAATGTACGATTTTCACACCCATACGCTGCTTTCAGATGGAGACCTGCTCCCAACCGAACTCCTTCGAAGAATGCAGGTTTTAGGATACACGGTAGTTGCAATAACAGATCACGTTGATAAGAGCAATATTCATGAAACCTTATCTGCAGTAAACCGGGTAGCAGGATCAGCCCGGGAGATGGGAATAAAGCTTCTTACCGGAGTTGAAATTACACATGTTCCACCTGGAGAAATTTCAGAACTTGCCCGTTTTGCAAAAGAGAATGGGGCCGATATTGTAGTTGTGCATGGAGAATCTCCAGTGGAACCTGTCATGCCAGGAACAAATCATGCTGCGGTCTCTTGTCCTCACGTTGATATTCTCGCCCATCCAGGGCTCATATCAGAAGAAGATGCACAATTGGCTAAACAACATAAGGTTGCCTTAGAGATTACAGCCAGGGGTGGCCATAACCGGACAAATGGTCATGTGGTTCGTATCGCAGATAAAACAGGATGCCTGCTGGTTGTTGATTCAGATGCCCATCATCCTGGTGACCTGATGTCAGCCCGGGATCGTGTGGTAATTTCATCAGGTGCCGGAATATCAAATGAAAAACTTGAATTACTCCTCTCCACGGAGAGAAATGAATTCTATCAACGGTTTACGTAATACTTAATAATTGCCATAAATGTTAAATACTTCTTATTTGCACATATATAGGTTGCTTATCTTATCTCCGGTGGGGGGATACAGGCATTTTTGGGGGCGATGCATTGGTACGGGCTATTGGACGAGTTAAAAGTAAATTTGGTCATCACATTCTGATTGTTGAATGTGATGCTGCGAAACTTCCCCGCCTGTACAGCAAAGTTCTTGATAAACGATGGAAACCAGTGGGGAAGCTTATCGATATTTTCGGTAATGTCAATTCACCGTATGCAGCGGTTTTAACCAATATCGAGGAGCCTTCACGCCTTATTGGCGAAAAGCTCTTTATTAAATAGAGGAAAGAATGTCAGAAGAGATAGAGAAACTCCGGACCCTTCAAAAGGAACGTGAAGCCTTAAAGAACAGGCTGACCGGGAAGGTAGTTGAGAAACAGAAAAAAATTGAGAACCAGACCGAATCTCAATGTCCAGAGTGTGGCAGCCGACAGCTTGTTCATGATTACGAACGGGCAGAGTTGGTTTGTCAGCAATGTGGTCTGGTTATTGATGCCGAATTTATCGACCGTGGTCCGGAATGGCGTGCTTTTGACCATGATCAGCGGATGAAGAGATCCCGTGTCGGTGCACCAATGACCTTTACTATCCACGATAAAGGTCTCTCAACCATGATTGACTGGAGAAACCGGGACAGTTATGGAAGAGCAATATCATCAAAAAATCGTGCTCAACTCTACCGTCTAAGAAAATGGCAACGTCGTATCAGGGTTAGCAATGCAACAGAACGTAACCTAGCATTTGCATTATCTGAACTTGACCGGATGGCTTCAGCTCTTGGTCTGCCGAGAAATGTCAGGGAGACTGCAGCAGTTGTATACCGTGACGCAGTTGATAAAAACCTCATTCGGGGTCGGAGTATTGAAGGAGTTGCAGCAGCCGCATTATATGCTGCATGTCGTCAGTGTAGTGTTCCAAGAACACTTGATGAGATTGCAGAAGTATCACGAGTATCAAGGAAAGAGATTGGACGAACCTACCGGTTCATATCCCGTGAACTTGGATTAAAGCTTCTGCCTACTTCCCCGATTGACTATGTTCCCCGGTTCTGTTCAGGACTTCAACTGAAAGGAGAAGTACAAAGCAGGGCAGTGGAGATCCTGAGACAAGCAGGTGAGCGAGAGCTGACCTCTGGTAGAGGGCCAACCGGAGTTGCAGCAGCTGCCATATACATCTCTTCTATTCTTGGCGGCGAGCGAAGAACACAGCGTGAAGTTGCAGAAGTTGCCGGTGTGACTGAAGTCACCATCAGAAACCGGTATAAAGAACTGGCAGAAAAATTAGATATCGAGATCATTCTCTGATCTCATTTTTGGGCTCGTAGATCAGTGGGAGATCGCTGTGTTCGCAACGCAGAGGCCGCGGGTTCAAATCCCGCCGGGTCCATAAAACCTTTTTAAAGAATTTACTTCACCAGTGCCTGACTCACCATGCAGTCCAGGCTGATGATGCTCCGTAGTGTTCCTGGCAGGACATGATTTTGCATACCCTCAATCCCCATGACTGAGAAGTATAAATAGACTGTTCCATCTTCCTCAATTATTTCCGGATCCATAAGCCATACACCAGGTTCAGTCGTCTCTAACACCTGAACTGGCTCATACTGAGAAAAGTCAAGACCATCATCAGATACAGTAAAGAAGATCCGTTGGCCTTTAGACTTCGGGGTAGTATCAACGTAAAAGATACCAGTTTTTTCATCAGGAAGAAGTAAAACAGTTGGGTCAGTTCCATACTTTAATCGGGTTCCATCCTCATGTTCCCAGGATACTCCCATATCTTCTGAAATAGCACTCTGAATCCCAATTCCCGGATTGTGATAATAAATCCTGATTGTTCCATCAGCATACATAATTCCTGCCGGAACCGAAGGATAATCAGGTGAACCGGATTTTTGTTCACTTTGAACGGTGATAGGTTCTTCACCTGAAAACATTACTCCATCTGGTGATGAAGCAGAATAGAGTGAATGTTGATTCCCGGACGTTTGCCGATAAACCATACGGTAACTCCCATCAGGGAGAGAAAACACCCATGGCTCAGTCCTGAATACTGTACCCTTTAACGGAACAGAGAGACATGCATCAGTCTTTTTATCCCAGTGGATGCCGTCAGAGGATTCCATACACAATATCCCCTCTTCCCATCCACTATAGTACGCCATCATGGTACCATCATCCAGAGTGAGAAGGTCAAATGATGTTCCATCGAGATCAGATGGTTCAGGTGTCCCGACACATTCCCCAATCCTGACCATAGCTGGAATCTGCAACCGATCAGAATAGACAAAAGAAAAAGAGATCGTGGATTTTTCACCAGACTTCACGGATATATTCTGAGTCTGCGAAAAGAATCCCTCTGGAGACACCTGTATCAGGTGGTTGCCGGCATCAATATCTGATAATGTAAGTGGTGTTACTCCTGCATACACCATATCTAAGTAAACTGGCACTGAGGGAATATCAGCAGTCACCTCTATTGTTCCGGATTCCGCTACTGTAGGAACCATGATGAAAAGAAGGGCAGGAACTATCAGCAGCAGAATCTTCATAACTTGAGATCTGTCAGATAGAGATATCTATTTTCGGTTATCCTGATCCAGTCATCATTCAAAAACTCTCTGGTTTCATGCGGTTTTTTAGACTCTCATAAGCTTCGCATACAAGTGGTATAAGCCCACAAAGAAATCTCCAATTAATCCATGAAACATCACATACTTATAAGGCGCCGCATAATCTCCTAGTATCAGGTGAACTCATTGAAGACATGCAGTACCGGTTGGAAAAAAAGAACATATCCCAAAATTATGTTCTTCCTGATTCTGGTTGTATTGGTAATGCCCTTTACATCGGCAATGCCGACACTTCCACCTGAATTACATCTAGAACAAAGCCAAAATTCAATCGATTCGTATATGCCTGGTGTCTTATTGGTGAAAGCTGGAGGGGAAGATAGTACACACCAGGAATCTGTCCTCGCATCAGCACACACATCGATAGGGGCAACAGTTGCAAAGGACTATTCAGCAGAAGGATTTGCAGGATTACAACTTATCGAGCTTCCTGAAATTATGAGTGTAAATGATGCAGTTGCATATTATTCAGCAATTCCTGGAATCGAATATGCGGAACCGGATTATTTCAGAACCAATACAATCATACCAAATGATCCTGATCTCTTCAGGCAGTGGGGTCTTTTAAATACCGGTCAGATCTACAAGGAAAACACCAATCCTGGTATTCCTGGAGCAGATATTCATGCACCACAAGCATGGAACACGAGTACCAAGTCTCAGGTTCCCATTGCTGTCCTGGATTCTGGTGTAGATTACCTGCACGCAGACCTCTCTAATAATATATGGACAAATACCGCCACTGGAACACATGGATATGATGCCATAACAGGGACACTTGATCCTATGGACCTTGCATCACATGGAACTCATTGTGCTGGCATTATCGGCGCCGTTGGAAACAACGGAATTGGTGGTTCAGGTGTTAACTGGAATGCAACAATCCTTCCTGTCAGGTTCCTGAATAGTTTTGGAACCGGAACAGTATCAGATGAGATCGAGGCAATATTATGGGCTGAAAGAAATGGTGCCAGAATATTTTCATGCTCATTCGGAGGAAAAAATCCGAGTCAGGCAGAATATGAAATAATTGCCGAAACAGATGGCTTGTTTATTTGTGGGGCAGGGAACAATGGTCAGGATAATGATGTAACTCCTCTCTACCCGACATCCTATGATCTCGAGAACATCATCTCTGTTGCAGCAACGAATGCTCAGGATGAACTGGCCTCATTTTCAAATTATGGGAAAAAATCAGTAGATATTGGTGCTCCTGGTGAAGCAATTTACTCAACCAAGCATAATCTTTACACTCCAGAACCGATATGGCGTGATTCCTTTGATACATTGAACAATTGGACAATTCATGGAAACTGGACGCTGGATACTGAGGACTTCATCTCTCCACCATCAAGTGCCCGGGGAACAGTGAACAACACCGTCCTGAACCAGACACAGCCAACAGCCATTATTTCATTAAAAGAACCATTAGCAATTTCAAATCTGACTAATCCAATCATTTCATATCAGCTTCAGATGGTCGGAGCTTATTCTACATTCTCCATTGAAGCTTCCAATGATAATCTGACCTGGAAAACACTTGAGTATGACAGGAAACAAATAACCTTACTTCCCTGGATTTATCGTGAAAGCAAAATCCCGACAGATATGAAGGAAGCACCGCTCTATATCAGATTCGCAGCAGATGGTACATTTATTGCGTGTTTCCTTGATGATATTACTCTCTCCGATGGATATGGGGCGCTTACTGAAACCAGGTATGGATATATGGATGGAACATCTATGGCTGTACCATTCATCAGTGGAATGGCAGGATTCCTTATAACCTATGCTCCAGATGACCCATACTCTGCAATAAAGGATGCCATTTTGAAAACAGTTGACCCAGTGCAGGGACTCGAGAACAAAACGACAACTGGGGGTAGGGCTAATCTTTCAGCTGCTCTTACCTATTTGAAAAAACCGGATACAGACACAATCAACCTATATCCAGGATGGAACCATGTCTCTGTTGCAAAAAAACTGATCTCAGGCAATGATACTGCATACGATCTCTTCGGGAAGGTCACCAATACCTCTGGACACTCGGTCCTAAGATATTACAATACAAGTTGGATTACTGTCCCAGCAGATGAGACAATTACTCCACTCTCATCATATTGGATCTGGACCGGAATGACGCAGAATATCACTCCATTACCTGATTTGAATCAAAATGGCACTTACTCAAAAAATCTGTCAAAAGGATGGAACGGATTTGGGGTTCTTGGCACCGATTCAGAGTCAGCAAAAACCCGCTTAACTCCGATTGGAAATACCTGGACCTATCTCATCGGCTATGATTCCAAGAACCAGCAGTACGAAGAACCAATTATCAGAGATGGGACAGGAAACCAAAGTGACAGCCGGAACCTCTTACCATGGCATGGATACTGGCTATACGTCACCGATAATGTAACCTACCAGGTTACAAACTGATTTTTAAAAAAGATTAGAGAACTGCGGATATTCTTCTCATCGCTTCTTCTAACCTATCCATAGATGCAGCATAACTTACTCGAATCCATCCCGGATGGTTAAATGCAGAACCATGAGTCACTGCAACATGGCCTTTCTCAAGCCATTTGTTTGCAACGTCCGCATCATTGCCCTCAACTTTTACATAGGCATAGAACGCCCCATCTGCCGGAGCATATGAAAGACCCATCTCTTCCATTTTTTTAAGGACAAAAGCCCGTCTCTTCTCAAATTCAGCTCGCATCTCCTCGATGCAGCTCTGAGGGTCTTTCAGAGCAGCGACCCCGCCATACATGGCAAAGGTTGTCGGATGAGAAATGGTATGCTGCTGGACTTTATTCATATACCCGATAATTTCTTTCGATGATACAGCATACCCAAGCCTCCATCCGGTCATTGCATATGCTTTAGAGAAACCGTTCACCGTGATAGTCCGTTCTTCCATTCCTGGAAAAGAACCGATGGATAAATGAGTCTTTCCATAGATGAGCTTCTCATAAATCTCATCAGACAAAGCAATGAGATCATGATCCTGACAAATATCAGCGACCAGTTGAAGTGATTCACGGCTTAAGATAGCACCAGATGGATTTGATGGGGTATTGATTATAATCATCCGGGTCTTGTTTGTTACCTTTTCAAGAAGACTGTCATCAACCTGGAAAGTTTCATCATTTAGCGGATGATGAACAGCAGTGCCACCAGCAATCTGAACACATGGTTCATAACTGACCCAGGAAGGATCTAATATGATGGCTTCAGCTCCCGGACTTAAAACTGCTTCACATGCTTCGTAGATAGAGTCTTTCGCTCCACATCCAACAATCACCTGATCAGCAGTACAAGGAATCCTGTTCTCCTGTTCAATTTTTTCTGCGACAGCCTTTACCAGTTCAGGAATACCCTTACCTGGTGCGTAATGGGTTTCACCCCGGCGCAAGGCATCAATACATGCTTCAGTGATATGGGCAGGAGTAGGAAAATCAGGCTCCCCAATAGACAAGCTGATAACATCAGTTCCGGCGGCCTGCATCCTGCGGGCTTTTTCAGTGATCTCGATCGTTGCTGAAGGAGCAATTGCAGCAAGTTTTGTCGAGAGTGGTCTCATGCTAACCGCTGTACCAGTTTTATTGCGGATTCTACCGCACGCTTTCCATATTCTATCCGATCTGTCGCTTCAAGCCTTGTCATTCCCGGACCAGAGATACCTAAAGTGACCGGTTTTCCAAATTCTAAAGAGAGATCAATGATCTTCCGGGCTGCATGCTGGACAACAATTTCATCATGCTGGGTTGCTCCTTCAATAACACACCCAATGGTTACAACAGCGTCAACTTTGTTGTCTTTCAGCATCTTTTTGATTGCAAGCGGCATATCATAGGCACCAGGTACATACAGCCGTTCTGCGACCCTGGCTCCTAAAAATTTTGCATGCTCTTCAGCTTCGATCTCCATCATATACGTGATGTCTCGGTTAAACTCCGCTACAACAAATCCAAGTTTTATTTCTTCTTTTGATTTTTGTTCTGCCATGTTTCATCCTCCTTTATTGTCGTGCTGAACCGGCATCAGAAAATCCCTGCCTCTGACCTGTTCCGGCTTCTCGTTCAAGTGTTCCAGGACGCATCAGCTTTATGACATTAACTGCATGTTCCCTGGTCCGTTGTTCTGCAAGCCAGGCAAGTCCAGCATCATCTGCCGCTTCATCTTCATGAACAAAAACTTCAATGATATGGCGGTTTGTCATGAGTTGACAGGCGATAAGTCCGGTAGATGCCTCGTGGGCACACATCCTGTCTTTCTCTTTTCCTCCCGGCATCCCAAGGGCCATGCAGATGTCACAGCGATATTCTTCAAAAAGTTTTTTACAGGCCACCGGCAGATCTTTCACGCCGGGGACGGTATATCGCTCAATAGTAACGCTACTATGTTTTTTCAGTTCATCGATCGCGAACCAGCCCATATTAACCCGTGCAAAGGTCGTGTCCGCGATGCCTATCTTCATCCTAAATCCTCTGCTGCAGCCATGACACCAGATTCGCGTACTTGATGACCAGTCGTGCGGATTGCATACTCAGTGGCAGCAAGGGTAGCCAGGAGTTCAGGTGCTGAAACAGCTCCCATATGACCAATTCTGAAGATTTTATCCTTTAAGTGATCCTGACCACCAGCAATCTGGATTCCCAGTTTCTTTACTATTCCCCTGAAATCCTTGTCATTTGATCCTGTTGGGATACAGGCAGCAGTAACAGTATTTGAGTATGTATGAAGACTGTCGATCTGTGGAAACATCTCCAGGCCCCAGGCTTTCACGGCTTTCCTGACAGCACCAGCCATCCGATGGTGCCGGGCAATACGGGCATCAATGCCTTCTTCTTCGATAATAAGACAGGCTTCTCGAAGTGCCAGGAACAAGGGGACTGCAGGAGTATAGGGAGTCTCCATAGGTTCTTTGACTGCATTTTTCTTGTATGCTGGAAGATCAAGGTAATATGGAGGATTTTTTACAACCCTGTCCCAAGCCCGATCTGACACTGAAACCGCAGCAAGCCCTGCAGGAGCAGCAAGACATTTTTGTGAACCAACGACGGCAATATCAACGCCCCAGTCATCTGCTTTGACCAGATCACCACCGATAGAGGTAACCCCGTCCATGATAAAGAGCGCATCATGTTTCCGGCAGATCTTTCCAACTTCACCAGCCGGATTCAAAATTCCAGCAGAGGTCTCATTGTGGACCATGGTGACAACTTCACAACCATCCTCAAGTGCAGATTTCAGACCTTCAAGGCTCAGCGGAGTGCCCCATTCTGATTCAATCGGGCGGGCCTCAGATGCATACCGCTGTCCAATCGTGTACATCCGTTCCCCGAACTTTCCATTGATCAGGTGAGCCATTTTGCGGCCTTTTCCAAAGTTAGCAACCGCAGCCTCCATTCCGGCAGTCCCGGAGCCTGAAATAACAAGAGGATTATTCTTCGTCCCAAACAGGCCTTTCAGAACACGAACGATATCTGCATATGCATTTCCGAATTCTGCCCCCCGGTGATTGATAGCCTGCCGGGCCATGACTGCACGAACCCGTTCCGGCAGCGGGACCGGACCCGGAAGCATCAGGAGCAACTCATCTTCCATAAAAATCGAGTATACTATTTTACTTCCAGACTGATTATATTCGTGTAGGGACCATGCCTCACGTAAGCATCATCTGTGGCTCATCATCTGATGAAGAGATAGCAAAAAAAGCCTGGGAAGTTTTAAAATCATATCAGATCGGGTATGATTATCAGGTCATTTCAGCCCACCGTGACCCGGACAGACTGGATGAGTATATCTCAAAATCTAGTGCAGAGGTCTTCATCTGTATCGCCGGACTTGCTGCTGCTCTTCCAGGTGTTGTAGCATCCAAAACAAAAAAGCCGGTAATTGGTGTTCCGGTTTCAGGAAAACTCATGGGAGGTCTGGATGCCCTGCTCTCGATCGTCCAGATGCCCAAAGGGGTTCCTGTTGCCTGTGTCGGTGTTGATAACGGAGAAAATGCCGCACATCTTGCGGCACGGATACTTGGAATCAGTGTATAGAAAAAAGAGCCTTTTTATAATTATTCAGAATTCAGGGTAAAGACCTGATAAACTCATCCATTCTTCTTATTGCCTCAGTTAGTTCCTGTCTTGAAACCGCATACGAGCACCGGACATGCCCTATACCGCCGGCACCAAAGACACTGCCAGGAACAACCGCTACACCAGCCTCAGTTATCAAACGTTCCGCAAACTCATAATCGGTAAGACCAGTTCCCTTCACTGAAGGAAAAGCATAAAACGCTCCTTCTGGGGTGTGACAGGAGAGGCCTATACGGTTGAGACCATCAACAAAGAGGTTTCTTCTCAGATGATATTCCCTTACCATCTCACGCATTGCCTCCTCTCCGTTTTTGAGTGCCTCAAGAGCTGCATACTGACTCATCGTAGGAGCTGAAAGCATCACATACTGATGAAT comes from Methanospirillum hungatei and encodes:
- a CDS encoding signal recognition particle subunit SRP19/SEC65 family protein, encoding MMDKGVILYPCYFDSELMRSEGRRVSRETGVAQPEPGDIERILKTSHIPYTREAKSHPAYWWKHQGRFVVEYAGSKRELIRLITTSLKNSGKKV
- a CDS encoding histidinol phosphate phosphatase domain-containing protein; translation: MYDFHTHTLLSDGDLLPTELLRRMQVLGYTVVAITDHVDKSNIHETLSAVNRVAGSAREMGIKLLTGVEITHVPPGEISELARFAKENGADIVVVHGESPVEPVMPGTNHAAVSCPHVDILAHPGLISEEDAQLAKQHKVALEITARGGHNRTNGHVVRIADKTGCLLVVDSDAHHPGDLMSARDRVVISSGAGISNEKLELLLSTERNEFYQRFT
- a CDS encoding H/ACA ribonucleoprotein complex subunit GAR1 — encoded protein: MVRAIGRVKSKFGHHILIVECDAAKLPRLYSKVLDKRWKPVGKLIDIFGNVNSPYAAVLTNIEEPSRLIGEKLFIK
- a CDS encoding transcription initiation factor IIB; its protein translation is MSEEIEKLRTLQKEREALKNRLTGKVVEKQKKIENQTESQCPECGSRQLVHDYERAELVCQQCGLVIDAEFIDRGPEWRAFDHDQRMKRSRVGAPMTFTIHDKGLSTMIDWRNRDSYGRAISSKNRAQLYRLRKWQRRIRVSNATERNLAFALSELDRMASALGLPRNVRETAAVVYRDAVDKNLIRGRSIEGVAAAALYAACRQCSVPRTLDEIAEVSRVSRKEIGRTYRFISRELGLKLLPTSPIDYVPRFCSGLQLKGEVQSRAVEILRQAGERELTSGRGPTGVAAAAIYISSILGGERRTQREVAEVAGVTEVTIRNRYKELAEKLDIEIIL
- a CDS encoding PEGA domain-containing protein, giving the protein MKILLLIVPALLFIMVPTVAESGTIEVTADIPSVPVYLDMVYAGVTPLTLSDIDAGNHLIQVSPEGFFSQTQNISVKSGEKSTISFSFVYSDRLQIPAMVRIGECVGTPEPSDLDGTSFDLLTLDDGTMMAYYSGWEEGILCMESSDGIHWDKKTDACLSVPLKGTVFRTEPWVFSLPDGSYRMVYRQTSGNQHSLYSASSPDGVMFSGEEPITVQSEQKSGSPDYPSVPAGIMYADGTIRIYYHNPGIGIQSAISEDMGVSWEHEDGTRLKYGTDPTVLLLPDEKTGIFYVDTTPKSKGQRIFFTVSDDGLDFSQYEPVQVLETTEPGVWLMDPEIIEEDGTVYLYFSVMGIEGMQNHVLPGTLRSIISLDCMVSQALVK
- a CDS encoding S8 family serine peptidase — protein: MKTCSTGWKKRTYPKIMFFLILVVLVMPFTSAMPTLPPELHLEQSQNSIDSYMPGVLLVKAGGEDSTHQESVLASAHTSIGATVAKDYSAEGFAGLQLIELPEIMSVNDAVAYYSAIPGIEYAEPDYFRTNTIIPNDPDLFRQWGLLNTGQIYKENTNPGIPGADIHAPQAWNTSTKSQVPIAVLDSGVDYLHADLSNNIWTNTATGTHGYDAITGTLDPMDLASHGTHCAGIIGAVGNNGIGGSGVNWNATILPVRFLNSFGTGTVSDEIEAILWAERNGARIFSCSFGGKNPSQAEYEIIAETDGLFICGAGNNGQDNDVTPLYPTSYDLENIISVAATNAQDELASFSNYGKKSVDIGAPGEAIYSTKHNLYTPEPIWRDSFDTLNNWTIHGNWTLDTEDFISPPSSARGTVNNTVLNQTQPTAIISLKEPLAISNLTNPIISYQLQMVGAYSTFSIEASNDNLTWKTLEYDRKQITLLPWIYRESKIPTDMKEAPLYIRFAADGTFIACFLDDITLSDGYGALTETRYGYMDGTSMAVPFISGMAGFLITYAPDDPYSAIKDAILKTVDPVQGLENKTTTGGRANLSAALTYLKKPDTDTINLYPGWNHVSVAKKLISGNDTAYDLFGKVTNTSGHSVLRYYNTSWITVPADETITPLSSYWIWTGMTQNITPLPDLNQNGTYSKNLSKGWNGFGVLGTDSESAKTRLTPIGNTWTYLIGYDSKNQQYEEPIIRDGTGNQSDSRNLLPWHGYWLYVTDNVTYQVTN
- a CDS encoding pyridoxal phosphate-dependent aminotransferase; translated protein: MRPLSTKLAAIAPSATIEITEKARRMQAAGTDVISLSIGEPDFPTPAHITEACIDALRRGETHYAPGKGIPELVKAVAEKIEQENRIPCTADQVIVGCGAKDSIYEACEAVLSPGAEAIILDPSWVSYEPCVQIAGGTAVHHPLNDETFQVDDSLLEKVTNKTRMIIINTPSNPSGAILSRESLQLVADICQDHDLIALSDEIYEKLIYGKTHLSIGSFPGMEERTITVNGFSKAYAMTGWRLGYAVSSKEIIGYMNKVQQHTISHPTTFAMYGGVAALKDPQSCIEEMRAEFEKRRAFVLKKMEEMGLSYAPADGAFYAYVKVEGNDADVANKWLEKGHVAVTHGSAFNHPGWIRVSYAASMDRLEEAMRRISAVL
- the ribH gene encoding 6,7-dimethyl-8-ribityllumazine synthase, whose protein sequence is MAEQKSKEEIKLGFVVAEFNRDITYMMEIEAEEHAKFLGARVAERLYVPGAYDMPLAIKKMLKDNKVDAVVTIGCVIEGATQHDEIVVQHAARKIIDLSLEFGKPVTLGISGPGMTRLEATDRIEYGKRAVESAIKLVQRLA
- the ribC gene encoding riboflavin synthase; translation: MKIGIADTTFARVNMGWFAIDELKKHSSVTIERYTVPGVKDLPVACKKLFEEYRCDICMALGMPGGKEKDRMCAHEASTGLIACQLMTNRHIIEVFVHEDEAADDAGLAWLAEQRTREHAVNVIKLMRPGTLEREAGTGQRQGFSDAGSARQ
- a CDS encoding pyridoxal-phosphate-dependent aminotransferase family protein — protein: MEDELLLMLPGPVPLPERVRAVMARQAINHRGAEFGNAYADIVRVLKGLFGTKNNPLVISGSGTAGMEAAVANFGKGRKMAHLINGKFGERMYTIGQRYASEARPIESEWGTPLSLEGLKSALEDGCEVVTMVHNETSAGILNPAGEVGKICRKHDALFIMDGVTSIGGDLVKADDWGVDIAVVGSQKCLAAPAGLAAVSVSDRAWDRVVKNPPYYLDLPAYKKNAVKEPMETPYTPAVPLFLALREACLIIEEEGIDARIARHHRMAGAVRKAVKAWGLEMFPQIDSLHTYSNTVTAACIPTGSNDKDFRGIVKKLGIQIAGGQDHLKDKIFRIGHMGAVSAPELLATLAATEYAIRTTGHQVRESGVMAAAEDLG
- the purE gene encoding 5-(carboxyamino)imidazole ribonucleotide mutase, translating into MPHVSIICGSSSDEEIAKKAWEVLKSYQIGYDYQVISAHRDPDRLDEYISKSSAEVFICIAGLAAALPGVVASKTKKPVIGVPVSGKLMGGLDALLSIVQMPKGVPVACVGVDNGENAAHLAARILGISV